Below is a window of Halomonas sp. Bachu 37 DNA.
GGGCCTGTTGTAGCCACGGCTTGAGAGCCTCGCTCCAGGGTTCGCTGTCGCTGACCATGCTGTGGGAACCGGTGATGACGATACCGGACAGACCGGCAAGCGACGGAAGCGTCGTTTCGCGCTGGGCGTCGAATACCCACAGTGACGTTTTCTCGTCCAGGGCGGGGGCGAGCTGCTGCTGGAACAGCTCCTCGAAATCACCATGGCGGCTGATGACTTCCGCAAAGGCGTCCCCGGTCTTCACGATCAAAAGTGTTGCCATGTGGCCTCCATACAGGAGAAAACGGGTTGGCACCTTCGGGTATCGATGATGCGCTAGCCAGCGAGATGCTTGCCTGCCGCGACCACCAGCGCCCGAATCAAGCGCTGCTGCGGACGGTTGAAGATCAACCATTCGGGATGCCACTGGACGCCTATGAGAAAGGCGTGGTCGCGGGATTCGATGCCCTGGACCAGTCCGTCGCGGTCACGGGCGACGATATCGATGCCGCGCCCCGCTTCCTGTACCGCCTGGTGGTGCAAGCTATTGATGCGACACCAGCTTACCTTGAGTATACGGTACAACTGGCTATCCCCCGTAATATCTACCGTCTTGCGTGGCAACACCGTGCGGCGTCGTTTCAAGCCATCGTGGGTAGTGTAGATATCGGGGTCCAGAGTCCCGCCCAGGTGGACGTTGAGCAGCTGGGCGCCCCGGCAGAT
It encodes the following:
- a CDS encoding gamma-glutamyl-gamma-aminobutyrate hydrolase family protein, which translates into the protein MTRPVIGITTSDAKSRIAWWFDWFAVWRHGGRPLRLSPSRALPNSLDGLIIGGGDDIQAHLYGGEVQLDVRVDPQRDELELALLEKFIPREVPVLGICRGAQLLNVHLGGTLDPDIYTTHDGLKRRRTVLPRKTVDITGDSQLYRILKVSWCRINSLHHQAVQEAGRGIDIVARDRDGLVQGIESRDHAFLIGVQWHPEWLIFNRPQQRLIRALVVAAGKHLAG